A stretch of DNA from Opisthocomus hoazin isolate bOpiHoa1 chromosome 15, bOpiHoa1.hap1, whole genome shotgun sequence:
TGAACTGGATAGGCTTCACCTTGCAGGTTGCTTTTGAACTTTTATGCTTTCCACTTGCAACGGCATAATGAAATTCTGGATCTATGCTCACCTGATGTGACTGGAGAGTTCTTTTCTTTAATAGCCCACTACAGTTACTGCTGACCCTCTTTCCCTTGTACAAATAATTGGCCAAATAATAACATTTAGAGGCTCATATATTTTAGGGTCCCAACTTCACATACCGTAGAGACACAGTTTATGCCACCCTAAAGGCAAGCTAGAGCGTAAGCTTAATAAGAGGTATACAAAATTAACATTTCTGAAGATACAGGATTTCTAAAATATTGTCACAACCATCAAAATGTTATGAAATGTTATGAAAGTTTCAATGTAACTTCCATAGTTTCACCTTGGCTTATCTTCTTTACAAAATGGGAAGaagatcaggaatagtgtggacaGCAGTACTacggaagtgatcgtgcccctgtactcagcactagtgaggccgcacctgaaatactgtgttcagttttgggcccctcattacaagaaggacattgaggtgctggagtgtgtccagagaagagcaacgaggctggtgaagggtttagagaacaagtcttatgaggagcggctgagggaactggggttgctaagtctggagaagaggaggctgagggaagaccttatcactctctacaactacctgaaaggaggttgtagtgaagtaggtgttggtctcttctcccaagcaactagcgacaggacaacacgaaatggcctcaagttgcatcaggggaggtttagattggatattaggaaaaatttctttactgaaacagttgtaaagcattggaacaagctgtccagggaagtggtggagtcaccatccctggaggtgttcaagaaatgtgtagatgtggcactttgggacatggtttagtaggcatagtggtgttggggtgacagttggacttgatgatcttagaggtcttttccaatcttaatgattctatgatatgaagaacataaatttttcatttgttgtcataaatttatttttattttagagcaACTGCAGTAACTCTAACCAGCACAATGTAAGTTCCAACTTAGCAAAACATCATTGCCGAAAGTCATGGTGGAAGGTAACACTAATTTTCAGGGCAGGCTTTCCCCATCAAGCTGCAACAGTCACTTCAGGACTGGTCTCATCAACCGTCAGAATAAGGGCAGCAGTCCCACAGAAAGCATTTTCCGATAACTCTCGCAAAGCACAGGTATCAAGGAAACAGACCACCTCCCTTGGTAATTCCAGAGTGCCAGGCTGCCAAAAGGGACATGGTGCTCCTGAGAAGCCGAGCAGCAGCCTGAAGTCCTgagaagatggaaaatatttgGTGCTGCTGTTGCACTCCTGCAGCATTTGCCTAGGAAATTCCTCACTATAAGAACACACCTCACAAGAGGACCAGAACAGACCTGAGCCACAGTACACCAGGTATTTCAGACAAGGTGGTCCAACAGCAGAGTCTCCTCACGCTCGAACCCCTTTTTGCCCATTCTGCTAATATATCAGAGAGGCAACTGACGGAAGCCACCAGAGAGAGCTGCCATGCCTTGCACGCTGTTGCTCACGCTGGCCGAGCACTGCAGTGGTGCTAGAATTAAACCCAAGACGTGCTCTGGATTGCTGTATGTGACGCAGTGGTGGAGAGGGTTTCATCTTTAATAAAAACTCCAGACAAAATCAACCCATCTGACACTATTTTGCCCATCAGTAGTGCAAGTAATTTACACGTCCCTACTTGGGTTTATACATTTCAGGCACCTGTTCAGTTTTTATTACTTCTGGCCTTGGCTTCCACACTCCTTCACAGATCAAATAGCTGCTTTCCCTATTTGCTAATTCCAACAGCTGGTTATTACTCACCAGACTCCTGCTATACTCGCCTGGGGAAGAATCATAAATAAATGTGTACAAGCAAGCAGATGCTGTCATTTTAAACACTGATCCACCTAGTAAAAATGTCCTACTTTGGACTCAAGTGGTGAATCACTGAGCATGTGTCTTTATGTCATTTTAATAAAATCCAAAAACAATCACAGGACTTTTTTGTTCATTAATTCAAATTAGTAAATGAGAAAACAGTATTATAAAAGAGAATATTACTACAGATAAATAATTAAATTCTGAACAGGCCAAACATCTGCTCTTTCCAATGAAAGCAAAGGCAAGATAAGATACAGAGCACTTTCTTTATTTACTGTAACTAATCACTTCTCCACCAGTGGCAGACAAGGTAACATCAAGTAACCGTGAGTCCTGGAATCTATGACtgtaaacagaagagagaaatacAGATGGTTTATCAGACTTTATTACCTCTCTTAATTGTGTgcctgtttatttgttttgttttttaaataggtaATTTCTTTCTGAATGTCAGTGCTAGGAGAAAGTGGGTTGCCTggagcatattttaaaaatacacggaatataaaagagaacaaaaagtgCCTTGCAGACCATATCACAGGAAGAAGCAGGGAAAAAGTCTTGCTACCAACTTTTCCtcaatgtttttaaaagaacacCTTTCTGCAAGGTTAGGCAGTTTGGCtgccaaaatgttttaaaaaattacttctgaTGAAAGCAGCACAAGTTTCAGTGGCAGTGGCATAATCCACATGAAAATCTATCTTTATTAGCTTAGCAGATATACAGCTCAGCCCTTTCAAGACTACTGATGCTGTATCAGCATTCAAACCGTTGTACCAAAATATGACTAGAAATAATTGCCTTCAAGTGTACACTCAGAGAAACATTGAGCCTCCCTGAATACCCAAAACCTAAAATCTACTCCCAATTGGTTGTTCATGTACAGCAAAACTGATAAACTGATAAAGCTTATCATGGTCTTAATGGCCCACCACTGTGCTAGAGATTACATATTCAGGACTTGGTGTTATTTGAAAtaccagaaagaaaaattcaaatctTCAAAATGTAATTTGCGAAAATATTCCTAGTATTTAAACTAGGAAAACTATGATTTGGCAAGCATTGTATTAACCAGCTTAAAGAGGAATCACAAGGTAATACAAATGGCAATAAAAACTGGACAGTCCATAAGCACAAGATTAGCAACACTTGCTAGCATCATAAATTACAAATATTGAACACAAGGTCTAACAAGAAGCTCTCCCTGCGTGTTAAATACTTTCTCCTATAGCAGCATATATTAACATTTAGCAATCAAGGAGGAGAAAACTTTAGATGAAGGTGCTAAAATCACACAGCCACAAGACGAATTTAAGGTGCCAAGAGAAAGGCAGTTAGAAGACAGAGAATAGATGAGCCAGCGTGATAAGCCAGTGCAGAAAGTCTGAAGCGTGACAGAAGAAGAGGAAGTCGTTCAAAGAAGACAGCTGGGTAATGGGGCAGAGAAGAGTCACAGATGGCAGCAGCAACAGGAGGACTCAAATCAACTCTTTTTTTCGAAAGCACTAGTGACTGAGCATGGGACAAAGAAGGAGCGCTCTCTCTGTACGAAAGGTGACGATTTTAACTTTTTCTGTAAACCTAAGATTTTGCATCGAGTCTGAAGATTTCAACCCCAGCCAAGTGACACTTTAAAAACTTTTCATGAGTTACAAATACCTTGTTTCTTCTTATGTTGCTTTAGATTTTGGTTCACGATGTTAAGACATTCCTCAGAGCTGCTGAATTTTAAGTAAaatagtggggttttttcagtcAAGTATTAAGTACTGAGAACACGTCCAGGGCACGTTACCAAAGCAAGCTGGGGCTGAAAGATGCCATGCAAAGTGTGTTGGAAGATGGAGGTACATATTCCGTACAGGAAGCACGTCTTTCGCACAGCACGCAGCATAAACCACCAAAAGGGCACTGCCTCCACAGCAGCATTCATCCCTGACGCTTCTAGGCTCCTCTCGTGTTACTCAGATAAGCATGCAAGGTCCCAGATAGGCTTTCTTTCTAATACTTAATATCAACATTGATTAGACCATCTCCTTGTCTTCCAGGAGTCATCTACCTGTTAACAGCTGTCCCCCTTTTGGAGATTTCTGAAGGGAAACACCTATCTTCCTCATACCACCACGATATGGTAAACATGTAAGCGACATCAGAAAGAAAACTAGATTGTATTTATATGTTTCCCTCAATGCAAACAGCTGCGTCAGTCACACAATTTCTAAATTCCAGTAGACGCACAGGTCAAGGGCCCAAAGGACGCTATCTAGTCCGGTGATATTACACTGCTCATTGAGACCTGGGCTACGGTTTCACAGAGCCTTTAACCCAGCAAAACACGAGCAATGCCACTGAAAGGGATGGCACCCATTTCTGCACCCACCGACACACCGCTGGCCCCCGTCTTTACATCTGTAAGCACATACACCGTTACGTGATGAACCGGGTGATGAGACTGATCTGGGCTAAAACTAACCTaagaaaacaagcattttttcATCTAGAACAGGTCTCCATTCCAGTTCGCAATGCGGCTGCACGAAGACCTGCAGCAGCTCAAGTGCGCAAACGCGAGAGAACGGCTTCCATCCGCGGCACCCGGAGCGCCGGCTCACGGCGGCCAAGAAACGCTCCCTCACGAAAACGCGTCCGCAGGCTACGCGAAGAGCAGTGCCAAGAAGAGCCTGCCGCCGCCACCGCACCGGCTGCCGGCCGCAACCCGCCACGGCCCCGACACCCGCACGCCCGGCCCACCCGCGGCGGGCGAGAGGAGTGCgcgggggcaggcggcggggagccgcggggcctCGCGGGGCTCGGCCCGCCTCAGCTGCCGTTCACGCCGCAGCGCCCCTCTCGCTACGCGACACCGGCGCCGCTTCGGCGGCCCCTGGGGCGGGACCGCCCGGCAGCGGCGCCCGAGCCGCGCCAGGCTACCGGCCCCGCGCCTCAGAGCAGACCGGcgccgggcgggccgccccgccggggcccgccccccagagccggcagcgccgcgccgcGGAGGCCGTCAGAGGCGCGCAGCCatggcggcgcccggcggcgcggagGCCCCGGCAGCGGGCGACGCGCTCTGGGCTGAGGTGCGGGGACTGCTGCCCGGCGCCGAGGAGGGGCTGACCTTGGCGCTGAGCGGCGAGGTGGAGGACTGCGTCCTGCCGCTCCTGCGGCGGGCCCGCGGGCTGCTCTACGGCGCGGCGGGACGGCcctgcggggaggcggcggcggcgctgcggCGCCTGGGCGACGTCCTGCGCGACTACTCCTGGGAGAAGCTGAACGTGGGGCCGTGgcgggaggtcagcaaggcctgGCGGCAGGTCTACGCCTACGGCTGCCTCTTCGGGGTGCTGGCCGAGgtcgccgccggccgcccgctgCTGCCGGCCGTGCGTCTCTGCGACATGGGGCTGCTCATGGGCGCCTCCGTGCTGGACAACGTCCTGGCCCGCCTCGTCCGCCTCCTGCAGGGGCACCTGCCCCGCGCGGAGCGGCGCGCCGCCGCCGAGGGGGACGCCAAGGTACGGCCCGCGCCCCTGAGGCGACCCGGACCCCGCCCCCGTGCTCTTCTCCGCGTGTTCCCCCCTcgtgccctcccctcccccgcgcctTCTGTCCCCCCCGCGCGTCGTGCCCCCCCCCCGTCCCGTCGCCCTCCCCCCTCCTCTCGTGTTCCCCctggctcccgccgccgcggacgcgctgcggcgggtggctgcggaccgcgccgcgccgcgcgcgcTGAGGCGGGCCGCTCTGCTGCAGAGGGCGCGGCGCGAGCcggcggcggcccccgccgcgcAGGCCGAGGAGGCGGTGCCGCTCCTGCGCTGCCCGTCGCTGGAGCACTTCCGAGACAACTGGCTCGTTCCGCAGAAGCCTGTGGTCCTGGAGGGGATTATCGACCACTGGCCGTGCATGAAGAAGTGGAGGTGAGAAGCAAGTTTCTTCCCCGTCCCGGTAAGGGCGAGGATCGTTTTCTGTGTCAGGCGCCGTGGTGCTCGGTGCAGCAGCAGAGGCCTCGGCGGAAGGCGGGTGCCGCTGGGAGGGAGCTGTTGGCAGCGCCTAGCTGCTGCGGTGTTGGCTgcgctctgcagagctgccccgCGGGTGCGGGAGGCAGATCAGAGGGTCCGGGCGCGCGGGAAGGCAGCCCGCACCCCGCTGGCAGGCGGCTGGCGCGGTGCGCTGCGGTGCGGTGCTGGCTGTCCACGAGCCGCTCGCATCGTACGTGGGTCTGTGTCAGACTCGGATCGTGATTTTTACTTCTCGGAATTTGCCGGTGCAATGGAAAGTGAATTTCAGAGATGCGCGAGTAAGCGTGATCGGCTCTTTCATTCACAAGTACAAGCACTGATGTTCGTTCAGCGTCAGGTTTGAGTGTTGAGTTTCAGATGCTGCCATTCAGGAGTGAGTAATAACGTCGTGCTGCTTGTGTAATGTAAGCAACGGAGCCAGCATTTCCAGTACTGAGAGTGAAATATTCGTGAGATGAGGCTCATGATTCcttagaaaagggagaaaaaacacaagCAGTTGCTTTTGTTCCACAGCCAAGGGTAAAACTGATGTTAACTGGACACACTTATTATTTCGTAGGGGTTTCATTCTTCTTTGAGGGAAGGTACTCCACTGCTTAACTTCAGACACTTAAAAAGGTGAACTTCCCCACTTAGTTAATATCATTGTCAATGGAGAGATGCATACCACCCGTCAGAGTAATTCCTCTGACTTTAGCCAGGATGGATATTTGTGGCACCTGTTATACAGAATTTGGCACTGACAGAGAGTTGATCTAGCATTAAtgataaaaagataaaatattttatttagcaaaCGTGGCAGTAGGCAGCAAAAAGATGAGCCATCGCTAGGCAAGAGAGACAGCTTAAATCTCCTTAGCTCATAAGGAAACAATAGTTAACTGAGGTAAACGaggttttaaaacaaaccaaGCAATTGTGGCATAATATACACACAAACTtgactgcttgtttttcttgctgcttgCATCCTTTTCTGCTACCTTTTGTCTCTGGATGGTTGGTTTTAGAGAGAAGAAACTCATGGCAGTAGAGTTCCATTACTCTGAAAGATTGATTATGATTGATTGCCATACATTCAAAATTAGTACGAAGAGCAGTATGAAAGAGTAATAGAACTTTCTCTGTTTCAGTGTGGACTATTTTTGTCAAGTCGCAGGGTGCCGCACAGTCCCTGTGGAATTGGGTGCCCGATACACCGATGAGGAATGGTCTCAGAAGCTCATGACTGTCAGTGACTTCATCAGCCAGTATATTGTGAATGAGGTCTGTTATTCCCTTTTTGTTTCATCTCCAAATACAGCAGTGTGTTACTGATACAGAATTTCTGCTTAGAACAAACATGCTTAGAGGTGATGTCAAGGGAAGGGGGTGTGCTATAAACACAACTGAATTAAAAAGTGTGGCATATTTTCAAGAACTGAAGCTACAAATAGTTATTGCAACAATAGctaggtttgatttttttatataatCAAATGTACAGCAGCTGGAATTTGATGAATAGATAGACACTTTCTGCAGCAAAAGACAGAATGGTGGAGTCTCAGAATAAGGGATCTTCAGACAGGAGTTTTGTTCCTCTCAGTTATTAAGCTGCTTAGCGAGAGCTAGGAACAAGATCCAAATTCATGTGccaccaggttaaaaaaaaaaaaaaaagaattgattAGCAATTGTATGTCCTTGTACTTTCACAGCTGAGGATCTGAAGCTCTCATTTCTGTTCCCTAGTCTTCTGGCAGGAAGGATCATGTGCTGTTGCAAATTGGTCTGTGGTGCAGCCTGGAATAGAATATCAGGATACTTACAGGGAGTGAAGGTGAACTAGTCTGTGCACCGACAGGGTCTAGCTGTGAAGACGCAGAGCATTGTCACAGGGTTGACAACAGAACTGTCGAGGCTCCGTAGGAATATAGCTAGGCTTCTTCCAGTAAATTGAGCTAGATAATTTATTGATTGTGGGGATATATCTACACTCTTACTGTTCCAGTGTAGCTCTaatttacattttcagaagacCCCTTATGCTAGTCAACTGTTGAAACAACTCTAGTACTCTGAAATAGGACATTGCAAGTGGATGTTACCTATAAGTAAATTAACTGACTAAGAAGCCTTACCCTATATGTcactatggattttttttctttgtctgctgTAATTTCAGAACCATCTAGGATACCTTGCCCAGCACCAGCTTTTTGATCAGGTAAAACTGAGTGAATGTTTTTATCTTTCTGCAGTCAAGTGTTCCCTTTGTAGCACATCACCTCTAAGGACATCAACTTTACTAGATTGAAGGACATACGGAGAATTCACAGTACTTCTGAAGTTTTTATTCCCACAGTTTGAAGGACAGAAGGAGAGGTTTGATCCATTTGGCTGAAAGGCATAGAAGCAAAGTGCTTTCAGGGGTGAAGACATTTGATCTTGGTGCTGTTTTGGTACAATGTAGCATATACTTACAGGGATATCACCTGGAAAGCAGTATTTCCCCGAAGAATATGTTAGTCAGGGAAGACATGTAGACAGGAAACAGTCTTCAGTGGTGATATGTTCACTGTATTCTGAAATGTCATTCCAGTTAACCAGAGATTAGGTTGGTGGGAGATAGAAAAAGGAATCTCATGGAGAAGCAAGCTTAGTGCATAAAAGATCAACTGCTCCTTTTCCGTGAACAGGAAACCTACTTATTCTTGTGGGTTTCTCTGGTTTCTGCTAAAGCAAAGGGTCTCTGAAGAATGAGAAgcccctttttttctcctgcctctcCTTCCAACAGAAAGTGTGAGGACATTTCCTGCAGATTGCCAGCAGTTCAGCTACTTCTCTCCTGCCTTTGCTGGACAAGCAggtcatttgttttctttgtgtcaAGCCTTGTTCCTCTGTTCTATGAATTACATACCTTTGGCAAGTCATCACATACCcattttaatgtttatttctttATGGGAGTAGATTCCAGAATTGAAAGAGGATATCGGTATCCCTGACTACTGCTgcctgggggaaggggaagaagatgACATCACCATTAATGCTTGGTTTGGTCCAGAAGGCACTATCTCACCTCTTCACCAGGATCCCCAGCAAAATTTTTTAGCCCAGGTCTGTACTCTACTTACTCTACATGTGCCATTAATGCTATAGCCAGAAAAAATCTTATGGTATGTAAGTGTTAGAGACAACTTGATGAACAAGTGAAGGGTAGAGAATATGCAGGTATTATTTTGCTATTCTATGGCATTTGTCACTCCTGCAACTTAATACTCAAGGTGATCTTGTAGGCCACAAGTGCTTCTCACTGAGATAGACCATTACTTACCCTCATTTTACAGGTGATAAACGGCAATCACAAGAAGCAGCTTTTCCAAGGTCACTCAAGCAATTTGTAAGAGAGTTGGGAAGAACCTGGATCCTGCCATAGTGTACGAAGGAACTTCCTTTTCTGGAACAGCA
This window harbors:
- the KDM8 gene encoding bifunctional peptidase and arginyl-hydroxylase JMJD5, encoding MAAPGGAEAPAAGDALWAEVRGLLPGAEEGLTLALSGEVEDCVLPLLRRARGLLYGAAGRPCGEAAAALRRLGDVLRDYSWEKLNVGPWREVSKAWRQVYAYGCLFGVLAEVAAGRPLLPAVRLCDMGLLMGASVLDNVLARLVRLLQGHLPRAERRAAAEGDAKRARREPAAAPAAQAEEAVPLLRCPSLEHFRDNWLVPQKPVVLEGIIDHWPCMKKWSVDYFCQVAGCRTVPVELGARYTDEEWSQKLMTVSDFISQYIVNENHLGYLAQHQLFDQIPELKEDIGIPDYCCLGEGEEDDITINAWFGPEGTISPLHQDPQQNFLAQVFGRKYIRLYSPQDSENLYPHESQILHNTSQVDVEDPDLVKFPNFRKAAFQSCVLMPGQVLFIPVKYWHYVRSLDISFSVSFWWS